In the genome of Deinococcus radiopugnans ATCC 19172, the window CGCGCATCGACGCGGCCTTCCCGCCCGGCGTGGCGACGGGAGCGCGCTACGGGCAGATTCAGGCGGTCAAGCGGTAGGCCGCGCGCCATCTGACGCTGCCCTACACGCTGACCAGCCCCAGCCCAATCCCGCGCGCCACCGCCCCGGCGCGGCTCTGGACGCCCAGCTTGGAATACAGCGAGGCGACGTGGAACTTGACCGTGCTTTCCGACACGCCCAGGTCACGGGCGGCGCGCTTGTTGCTCAGGCCCAGGGCCAGCAGGTTCAGCACGTCCCGTTCGCGCGGTGTCAGGGTCACACCGGTCAGGGGGCCTTCGGCGTCCTCGTCCGGATCGTCGGGCAGGCCCACCTGACCCGGCAGCAGCACCGCCAGCCCCGCCGCCGCGCCCAGCACGCCGGCCAGCACCTCGGCGGGGGTGGCGTCGGCGGGCAGGGCGGCCCAGCCTCCAGTCAGGAGTTCGGACAGCCGCGCGGCCCAGGTGGGTGAGCCCAGCGCCACCACGGCGGGCGCGTCGGCCAGCGCCCCGCTGTCGGTCAGCCAGGCATCGTCCACCAGCAGCACGTCCGCTTCGGCCTCCTGCTCTTGGGCCTCCTGCACCACCGGAAAGCCCGCCGAGGACAGGAGGGCGGCCAGCCCCGCCGCCATCACCGCGCTGCCCACCGCGATCCGCACGCTGGGCAGCAGGGTCAGGGGCGCGGTCATGCCCCATGCTAAGGGGGCTGGCGGCCCCGCGAGACCAGCTGCCCTGGCTGCCTCGCCCTGACCTGTCTGGCCTCGCGCCGGCTGACCCGCCTGCGTCTGGCCCATGCTCAGCGCTCGCCGATCACCAGCGTCACGTCGTGTTCCTGGCCGCCGCGCAGGATGCGGGCGCTGACGCTCTGCCCGGCCCGCTCGCGGACGCGCCCCAGCAGTTCCGGCGGACGGCGCACCGGCTGGCCGTCCAGCGACAGCAGCACGTCGCCCACCAGCAGTCCAGCCTGGGCGGCGGGGCTGCCGTCCTCGACACTGACCACGGTCAGGCCCACCCTGCCGCCCTGGCCCCAGCGCCCCCGGCCACCCCAGGGGCCACGCTCCCAGTTCCCGCGCTCCCAGCCGCCGCGTCCACGGCCGCCGCCCCAGCCCTCGCGGCCCTGGCCCCACTCGCCCCGGCCTCTGCCGGGGCCACGGTTGGGAGGCCCGTTGTCGGCGCCGATCTGCGGTTCCGGCCCATCCGTCTGTGGAAACATCACCGGCTGGGTGGCAATGCCCAGATAGCCGCGTGGCACGCGCCCAGTGCTGCCCAGCAGCCCGGCCACCTTCAGGGCGCGGTCAGCGGGAACGGACAGCAGTTCGCCGCGCGCGACGCCTGCGTTCAGCACGCCCACCAGACCGCCGCGTGCGTCCACCAGCGCGCCGCCGCTGACCCCCCGGAAGGGCGCCGCGCCGCTGGGCAGCCAGCCCCGGGCGCGGCCCTCCCCGGTGGGCTGCCACTCCAGCAGGCCCAGCGTCGCCTGGACGCCGTGCGGGGGACGGCCCACCGCCAGCAACAACTCGCCCACGCGCACGCCCCCACTGGCCCCCAGGGCCGGCAGGTTCAGCCCTTCTACCCGCAGCAGCGCCAGATCGCTGGCCGGGTCACGGCCCGCCACCGCAGCGCTCAGCTCACGCCCGTCGTGGGTGACCACGCTGACCTCCTCGCCGTGCAGGACATGCGCCACGGTCAGCACCAGCCCGTCGCCGATCACCGTGCCGCTGATGGGCCGCTCGGCGCGGACAGAAACGATACTCGTAGACACGGCTTCTACCGCGTCGGCCACTAAGTTCGATAGCTCAGAAAAATTTGTCATGCCCCCATGGTGCGCTTCGGGCCAAAAAGGCGCGCCGGGCGAATGGTGGGGGCGTGCCCCTGGCCGAATGGGGGAGGGAAGCGCTCCGCATCCGGCTCAGATAGCATCTGCGACATGCCCCTGACCCTCTCCGTGCTGAGCGGCACCTACGCCGTGTGCCAGCTTCCCGCCGACGCCGCCCCGCCCGCCTGGGCTTACGCGGGCGAGTTCTGGAGCGTGACCCGCGTGCCCGGCGAACTGTCGGTGGTCTGCGCTGCGGAGGGCGTGCCAGCGGGGGTGCGGGCCGAGCGGGGCTGGGCGGCGCTGCGGCTGCACGGCCCCTTCGAGTTCACGCTGACCGGCATCCTGGCCGGCGTGCTGAACCCGCTGCGGGACGCGGGCGTGGGCATTTTCGCCCTGTCCACTTTCGACACCGATTACGTGTTGGTGGCGCAGCCGCGTCTGACCGAGGCGGTGACGGCCCTGCGCGCGGCAGGCCATACGGTTACCGACTGAAGAGGTTCCGCCGCAGCACGAACTGAATCACCGGCACCAGCGCGCCCCGGTATTCCTGCGGGCTGCCCTGCCCAATTTCCGTGAAGCCCAGCCGCCGCATCAGCGCCCGCGAACGCAGGTTGGGCGCGTGAACCTCGGCGGTGACCGTCTGCAGGCCCAGGTCAGCGAAGGCGTGTGCCAGCGTCAGCCGTCCGGCCTGGAGGCCCAGGCCCTGACCCCACAGCGCCCGCTCCCCGATGGCAATGCCGAACTCGGCGCTGTCTCCGGTAAACCCCGCCAGATCGGTGTAACCCACCAGCACGCCGTCCACCGTGATGCCGTGGCGCAGCAATTCCGGCGGCGTCAGCGTCAGCAGGCCCCGCCAGTGCTGGCGGATGTGCTCGGCGGGCAAGCCCACCGGCCAGTCGATGGCGAGGCAGAACTCTTCGTCCGCGCCCCAGCGCACCGCGCTTTCCTCGTCGCCGGGCCGCAACGGGCGCAGGCGCACGTCGGCTATGGCCACAGCCCGTCCAGAATTTGGGCCGCCGAACCCTCCTGACCCTGGGCCACGCCTTCCCCGGCCCACAGGCTCAGCACGTCCGCGCGGCCGGCTGCGGCCCCCGCTGCACGCATGGGACGGGTCAACGCGTTCTGAAAAGGATAGGGCAGAGGCTGCCCAATTCCCTCCGTGACGGCGTTTCTCAGGCCCCGCGCCGTTCTTCCGCTGAAGGCGCGGGTCAGGACGGTGTCGCCTGCCTTCGCCGCTGCCAGCGCGGCCCGGTACGGCGCGGACGTCCCGGCCTCCGTCGCCCGCAGAAACGCCGTGCCGCACTGTGCGAGGCTGGCCCCGGCCTCCAGCACGGCGCGCACATCTCCCGCTGTCATCAGCCCGCCCGCCGCGATCAGGGGCGTGCGGACGCTCCCGGCTGCCGCACGGGTCAGCGCCAGCGTGTCGGCCAGCTCATCTTCCAGCCAGCCGCCCCGGTGGCCGCCCGCCGCGCCGCCCTGCACCACGGTGGCGTCCACCCCGTCGGCCTCCAGCTGCCGCGCCTCCTCCAGCCCCGTCGCCGTGCCGATCACCAGAATCCCGCGTTCCCGTAGCGCCTCCATTTGACGCGCCGTCAGCCGCCCGAAGGTGAAGGAGAGAACGGCGGGGCGAAGCTCCAGGACGGCGTCCAGCTGTGCGCCGAAGTCTATGTCCGCCTGGGTGGTCAGGGCAGGCGGCGGCAGGCCCAGATCACTGTGGAAAGGGGCCAGTTCGGCGGTGGCCTGCTCCACTTCCAGCTCTGTGGGCTGCACGCTGGGCTGCGGCGCGAACAGGTTGACGGCGAACGGCCCCCGCGTCAGCCGCCGCACCGCCGCCCCTGCTTCCAGAATCTGTGCGGGCGTCAGGTACGCCGCGCCCAGGCTGCCCAGCCCGCCCGCGTGGCTGACGGCGGCGGCCAGTTCCGGGGTGCCCGGCCCGCCCGCCATCGGGGCCAGGACGATGGGCCGCAGGTTCAGCCGCTGCATGATGGAAGGCATGCCCAGACTGTAGCCTGCCCGGACTGTGGTCGCCGCCTCCCACCCGTTCCGCGCCCTGACCGCCTACCGCCGCGCCGCCTATGCCGGGCAGCCCGCACCCCGGCGGCAGTTCATGGCGCGTGAGTTCATGCTGGACCTGCTGGAGCGGGTCGGCGAACGGCTGCCGCTGGAGGACGCCCCGGATCTGCCCTGGGCGCTGGCCGAGCGGGTGCATGACCCGGCGTATCTGGCCCGCTGGCGGGGCGGCGAGGTCACCCGCGCCGAGGAACGCGCGCTGGGCTTTCCCTGGACGCCCGCCGTCGTGGAGCGCGGCCTGGGCAGCAGCGGGGCCACCCTGGCGGCCACCCGCGACGCGCTGCGGGTGGGGCTGGGCCTCAACTTCGGCGGCGGCACCCACCACGCCTACGCCGATCACGCCGAGGGTTTTTCCTTCCTGAACGACGTGGTGATCAGCGCCCGCTGGCTGTTGGACAGCGGACACGCCCGCCGCATCCTGATCCTGGATCTGGACGTGCATCAGGGCAACGGCACGGCGTCCATGCTGGCGCAGGAGGCGCGGACGCTGACCGTCAGCCTGCACGGCGCGAACAACTACCCGTTCACCAAGGAAACGGCAGGCCTGAACGTCGCCCTGCCCGACGGCACCGGGGACGCGGCGTACCTGGCGGCGCTGGACGATCAGGTGGCCCCTGCCGTGGCCGCCTTTCGCCCCGATTTCGTCTTCTATCTGGCGGGAGCGGACGTGCTCGCGGGCGATCAGCTGGGCAAGCTGGCCCTGAGCGTGGACGGCGTGCGCCAGCGGGACGAACGGGTGTTTGCCTGGGCCGCCCGCGCCCGCCTGCCGCTGGTCACGGTGATGGCCGGAGGCTACAACCGCGATCCGCAGCGGCTCATCGCGGCACGGCTGGGGACGGTGGAGGCGGCGCTGGGGGCGTTCAGCAGGGCGAAAGGCCGTGACGCTGTGGGATTTCTACACCAGTCTTAGCGCATTTGTCCAAATTACGGCATCAGAGGAGAAGACTTTTGCTGCCTCCATTCTCTGCTCCGCAGCTTTGCAAGTCCCAACTGCTCGTCGAAATTCACTCACTCTCTGCGAGCTGTGCCAGTCCGTTCGGTCAAAAGTGAACAGCTCTTTTGACAAATGCTCTAGAACCGCAGTTCCACGCCCACGCCCGCGCCAAATCCGCTGGCGGTGCCGCTTCTCACGTAGGCCCGCCACCCGGCTGGCCCCAGCAGCGGCCCGCGCACGCCACCCTCGGCGTAGACCCCGAAGCGGTTCACATATTCCCCTCCAGCCGTGGCGAAGGCGTCCACCCGCGTGATGGGCAGGTTGATGTCCCGCATCGTGGCGCCCAGCGCGTACCGGTTGGCGTTGGTGTTTTTCCAGGCTTTCTCGGCCGCCCCCTCGATGCCCAGCGTGCCCAGGATCGGCACCCGGAACACCGAGCCGCCCGCGTGCAGGCCGTAACCGCGCGTCGTGGCGTCCACCCCGGCCCACGCGGTGGCCGCCGAGGCACTGGCAGGAAGGGCGAGGGCGGCGGCCAACAGCAGGGGGCGCAGGTTCATGCGCTCAGGGTAACGGGTGGGCATGAGGGGGGTGGGCGCGGCGCTCTCACCGTGTTCCTCTTTCCAGCTGACCTCTTACCCGTTCAGCCGCACGCCCGCCACCGTCGCCAGCATGCGGAAGGTCTGGAACAGGTGGTAGGCGTTCTCACTGCTCCAGCCCACGGTCACGGCGTCCACCCGCGTCACGCCCGGCACGCGGGCACAGGCGTCGGCGCGGGCCTGGTGGTCAAAGGACAGCTGACACGGCGCGGGCCAGCGGGTGGTGTAGGGCTGGGCATTTTGGGCCGCCCGCACCGCCTGTTCGGCCCCCTCGCGGATGCGCCGCTGCGCTTCGGCAGGGTGCAGGTGAATGGCGGCGTAGGTGCTCAGCCCCTCCTTGACGGCCACGGTGACCACCCCTTCCCCCAGTTCGGCCGTGATCTCGGCCATCGCCACGTCGTCGCCGCAGGCAAAGACCACGGGTACGTCGTAATGCCCGGCCACCAGCGCGTTCAGGCCGTACTCGCCGGTGTCGATGCCGCCCACCCGGACGTTGCGGATAAAGCCGTTCCAGGTGTGCGCCAGCGGGCCGCGCGGGCTGCCGGCGCGGGCGTGGTAGCCCACGAACAGCAAGGCGCCCACGCCGTCCTCCTGCACGCCCTGCACCATGCTCAGAGGTTTGTCGTTGCCGCTGGTGAAGCGCACCCCCTGGGGCAGCAGTTCGGGAATCAGGTTCCGCATGGTGTCGTGGCTGTCGTTGACCAGCACGTCCGTCGCGCCGCCCATCAGGGCGCCCTCGGCGGCGGCGGCGGCTTCCAGGGTCATGCGCTCGCGGGCCGCCTGGTACTCGGTGCCGTTCACCAGACCGCCGAACTCCGGCGGGCTGACCTGCACCCACGACGCCACGCCGCACACGCCCTCCATATCCACGCTGATCACGACTTTCATGCGGGTCAGTGTAGGGGGTTGCAGCGGCAAACGTGTGGGCGGTGGTCGGCGCGCGCAGTGGGGCAGACGCGGCGCGGGGAAGCGGACATCCCGGCCCGGCAACCATCGACGGACAACCATTAATCCCTGTCGGGGGCGTGCTAGCCTCATATGTTATGAGCCGCGTTTCCCTGAAATCCGCCCGCGAAATCGAGGCCATGCGCCGTGCGGGGGCGCTGGTCGCCGAAACCTTCCGAGTCCTGGATCCCTTCGTCAAACCCGGCGTGACCCTGGCCGAGCTGGACCGCATCGCCGAGGAACACATCCGCAAGGCCGGGGCCACACCCGCCTACCTGGGCTACGGCCCGCGCAACAATCCCTTTCCCGCCACCATCTGCGCCAGCGTCAACGAGGTAATCTGCCACGGCATTCCCGACGGGCGCGAATTGAAAGAGGGCGACATCATCGGCGTCGACATCGGCGTGCTGATGGACGGGGTCTACGGCGACGCCTGCTACACCTACACGGTGGGGCGCGTGACCCCCGAGATTCAGGCGCTGGTGGACACCACCCGCGAGGCGTTGACCGCCGGACTGGGCGTGGTGCGGCCCAATGCCCGCACCGGCGACATCGGCCACGCCATCCAGACGCTGGCCGAGGGGCGCGGCTACGGCGTGGTGCGCGAGTACACCGGCCACGGCATCGGCAAGCGCCTGCACGAGGAACCCACCATCTACCACCACGGGGCGCGCTACACCGGCCTGAAACTGCAGCCCGGCATGGTCTTTACCATCGAGCCGATGATCAACCTGGGCCGCCCCGAAACCCGCCTGCTGGACGACCGCTGGACCGTGATCACCGCCGACAAGCTGCCCAGCGCCCAGTTCGAGCACACGCTGGTGGTCACGCCCAGGGGCCACGAAATCCTGACCCTGTGACGCCCGCCCCGCAAACGAAGCCCCCCAGCCCGCCGAAGTTCCCACGCGGCGGCCTGCGGACCCTCACCCCGGCCGAGCTGGAGGACGAATCGGTCTTTCGGGGCGGCGTCATGGAGGGCGGTTCGCTGGATGCGGGCACGCTGCAGACCGTCTCCTTCGAGGGCTGCGTCTTCCGCGAGGTCAACCTGAGCGGCGTGGCGTGGAACCTGATCCGCCTGAAGGACGTGCGTTTCGAGGGCTGTGACCTGAGCGGCGCACGCTGGACCGAGGCAGCGCTGGAGCGCGTGCAGTTCACCGACTGCCGCCTGACCGGCCTGCAACTGCCAGGGGCGGTGCTGCGCCATGTCCGCCTGACCCGCGCGCTGGCCCCGCTGTCGCTGTGGCCGGAAGTGGACTCCAAACACCTGTGGCTGGAAGACTGTGATCTGACCGAGGCGGTGTTCATGGACGCCAAACTGCCCGGCGCGGTGTTCCGGGCCTGTGTTCTGGGCAAGACCGAGTTTCACGGCGCGGGGCTGGAGGGGGCCGATCTGCGCGGCTCAGACCTTCAGGGCGTCCGCGTGGGCCTGCGGGAACTGGCGGGGGTGAGCGTCGAACCTGTTCAGCTGCTGGAACTGGCCCACCTGCTGGGCGTGCGGGTGCAGGAGTTGCCGGAGAACGCCTGAGCCTAGGCCCGCACCCGCGCGCCCACCGTCTCGAAGCGTTCGCCCAGAAAATGCCCCTGCGTCAGCAGCCGGTCCGCCGAGGCGTGGTGCTGGCCCAGTGCCCCCGCCACGCCGGCGTTGATCAGCTCCAGCTGTTCGCGCAGCAGGGCCTCGGCGCTCTGCCCGCGCTCGTTCAGGCGGGCGCGGGCGGCGGCGGTCAGGTTCAGGTACGCCCGCAGGGTGGCGGGCAGATACTCGGCGTGGGCCTGCCGGATCAGATAGGTGGTGTGGGCATCCAGCGGCCCGGCGTCCAGCGCGTCCTGCAGGCGGCACAGCAGCGCCAGGGCGTACAGGCGGTGCGGTTCGGGCAGCCTCAGGGCCAGGTCGGCGGCGCTGTCGCCCTGGGCGGCGGGGGCGCTGCCTTCCGGCTGCCGCCGGTCCGGCTGGCGCAACACTTCCAGCCGGTGACGGTGGATCATCTGGCGGCGCAGCAGGGGAAAGGCGAAGATGCTGCCAAAGAAAAAAAGAGGAACCAGGACTTCTTCCACGGATGTAACCTCCTGTCGGTTGAGGCTGACGCTACCGGTCCCCGGAGATGCTGGCGTCCCTCCAAAGGCGGAGGCACCTGCGCCACCCCAGGGGGCGTCCACTGGGGGAATTGCCCGCTGGACCGCCGTCGCCTAGACTCTGGGCGATTCAGTTCCTGGAGGAACCCCAGCCTTGGAAACCCTGCGCGTCTCTGCTACATCCCGTCCCAACGCCATCGCCGGGGCGATTGCCGCTCTGCTGCGGTCCCAGGGCGGCGTGGAAATTCAGGCCATCGGCCCGGCGGCCGTCAACCAGACGGTCAAGGCGCTGGCGATTGCGCGCGGCTACCTGGTGAACGACGGGCTCGACCTGTGCGCCCAGCCGGAATTCGTCAAGCTGGACGTGCAGCACGAGGAACGCACCGCCCTGAAGTTCATGGTGCGGGCGCAGCCCAAGGCCGCCGGCTGACCGCGCCTCAGACCCCGCAGCGGGGCGGCGGACGTGAATCCGGCCCCGCCCCGTTCTCATAAAACCTGAGTGTGGGACGCTAAGATATTGGTGGCGAAAGCTCTGGTCTCACCGGGGTGCACGCCGCGTTTGTCTCTCTGTCACTGGCTGGCCCCGTTTCAGGGCCGCGCCTCACTTCCCGGAGGAAGTTTCCCTATGTTTCTTGGCCCCTACACCCCTCTGATTCTGATCGTGTTCGTGGCTTCGCTGCTGATCCAGGGCTATCTGAGCAGCACCTACAAAAAGTGGGGCAAGGTCCGCAACGCCCGTGGCCTGACCGGCGCGGAAGTGGCCCGCATGATGCTCGACGAGAACGGCCTGCAGGGCGTGCCGGTGCAGGCGGTGCGCGGCAACCTGACCGATCACTACGATCCCGGCAAGAAGACCGTCAACCTGAGCGAAAGTGTGTTCGGCGTCGCCAGCGTCGGCGCGATGGCGGTGGCCGCCCACGAGGTCGGTCACGCCCTGCAGGACAAGGTCCGGATGCCCGCGCTGGTGCTGCGCGGCAAAATGGCCGTGCCGCTGAGCCTGGGCATGAACCTGGCCCCGTGGCTGCTGCTGGCGGGCATCTTCTTGCAACTGTCCGGTCTGTTGTGGCTGGGCGTGATCCTGTTCGGCGCAGCCCTGATCTTTCATGTGGTGACGCTGCCGGTGGAATTTGACGCCAGCCGCCGGGCGCTGGCCTACCTGGACAGCCGGGGCCTCAACGGCACAGTGCAGGGCCAGAACGGCGCGAAGAACGTGCTGACCGCCGCCGCCCTGACCTACGTGGCCGGCTTCGCGATGGCGCTGGTGCAGTTCCTGAACATCCTGGGCATTGCCCGCAACAGCGACTGACACCCGGCACTCCGAACACCGATTCAAAACGAAACAGGCGGCCTCCATATGGGGCCGCCCGTTCTATATGGGGGGTGCGGGTTAAACGTTGAAGCCGAACATCCGCATCTGGCGCTTGCCGTCCTCGGTCATCTTGTCCGGTCCCCACGGCGGGGTCCACACGAATTCCACGTTCACGTCGTTCACGCCGTCCAGGCGGCCCACGGCCATCTCGGCGTCGGCGCGGATCAGGTCCTGCACCGGGCAGCCCACGCTGGTCAGGGTCATGGTGATGTCCACCAGTCCGCCTTCCTGCACGTCCACGCCGTAGATCAGGCCCAGATCCACCACGTTCACCGGAATCTCGGGGTCCTTGACGATCTTCAGGGCCTCGCGGACCTGTTCCTCGGTGGGCAGGGCGCCCGCCGGGGCGGCAGAGGCCTGCACGTTCTGTTCAGTGTCCATCAGTTCGCTTCTCCTTTGACTGCGGTGCCCTCGGTGGGCAGACCGGCCTCGGCCCAGGCCAGCGTGCCGCCGCCCAGGTTGACCACGCGGTCATAGCCGTGTTGCGTCAGGTACTCGCCGGCACGGGCGCTGCGGGCGCCGCTGCGGCAGATCATCACCAGTTCGCGGTCTTTGGGCAGTTCCGAGAACCGGCTTTCCAGCTCGCTCAGCGGCAGCAGCGTGGCCCCCTCGGCGCGCAGTTCGTCGTACTCGTTCTGCTCGCGGACGTCAACCAGCATGGCGCCCTGCTTGACGCGGTCCTGACCTTCTTGCGGGGTGATGTCTTCCATACCAGCAGCATAACCGAGTCCTCCGGGCGGAATGTGCCCGCGGTCCGCCGGCGCTGGCCTATGCTGCGCCCATGCCCCTGCCCGAAGGCGTGACCGTCATCGACCTGCGCCCCGCCGAGCTGCGCTTTGCCCAGCCGCTGGAACCGCTGCTGAGCGGCCGGCCTGTCCTGGCCCTCTCGCTGGACCAGATCGAGGACGGCGCGCACGGCCTGACCCCGGCCAGCGGGCCGCTGCTGGTGATCTGCGAGCGGGGCGTGCGCTCCGGGCTGGCGGCGCGGTACCTGCGGGCCGACGGGCTGGAGGCCGAGGCCTATCCGGGCGGGGTTCCGGCCCTGCTGCGCGAGACCCGGTAGCCGGGCTGCCGGGCACCACCTTTGCGCGCCCCCGGTCCTGTCTTCTCCCTGACCTTCCCCTACACTGACCCCCATGTCTGCGCCTGTCTCCACACTGCCCTCCGGCTTTATTTCGGCCGACGATGTCTTGCACGACCGCCTCGGCGCCTCCGAAGTCCGCCGTCTGGAACTGCACTACGGCAACGCCGAGCTGCTGTACGGGCTGGAATTGCTGGGCGTGGCCGGACCTTTTTCGCGCGTGACGCCGTGGGAACTGGAAGACGAGAACGGCGTGCGGCGCATCAATGCCAGCGGCTACGCCGCCACCCCGTTCGGCGAGATGCCCCCGGTGCTGACCGACTTTCTGCACGGGTTTCTGGACCACAACCGCTCGATGGGCCTGCCGCAGCAGTCCAGCGCCCCATGGCGCGCGGCGCTGGAAGCCAACCTGATCCGGCTGCTGGCCCGCGAACTGCCCAGCCACGCCGACTCGCAGGTCTTCTTCTGCTCCAGCGGCACCGAGGCGGTGGAGGGGGCGCTGAAGTTCGCCAAGGCGTTCCGGCCCGATTCCAAGTTCCAGATCTCCTTCGGCAGCGGCTACCACGGCAAGACGCTGGGCAGCCTGAGCCTGACGCCCAACCCGGAATACCAGGACATCTTCCGCCCGCTGGTGCCGGGGGCGCTGACCGTGCCGTACGGCGACCTCGACGCCCTCAAGGCGCTGATCCGGCGCGTCGGCCCCGACAAGATCACCTGCGTCATCGTGGAACCCATCCAGGGCGAGGGCGGCGTGAACATTCCGCCGCCGGGCTTCCTGAGCGGGCTGGGCGAGTACTGCCGCAAACACGGCATCGTGGTGATCGCCGACGAGATCCAGACCGGGCTGGGGCGCACCGGCCACTGGTTCGAGTCGGCGGCGCAGGGGCTGGACCCCGACATCATCACCCTCGCCAAGCCGCTGGGCGGCGGCATGACGGCGGTGGGCGCCACCATCGCCCGCCACGACATCTACAAGAAGATGCTGGGCGGCCTGAGCAGCAAGCGC includes:
- a CDS encoding helix-turn-helix transcriptional regulator yields the protein MTAPLTLLPSVRIAVGSAVMAAGLAALLSSAGFPVVQEAQEQEAEADVLLVDDAWLTDSGALADAPAVVALGSPTWAARLSELLTGGWAALPADATPAEVLAGVLGAAAGLAVLLPGQVGLPDDPDEDAEGPLTGVTLTPRERDVLNLLALGLSNKRAARDLGVSESTVKFHVASLYSKLGVQSRAGAVARGIGLGLVSV
- a CDS encoding S1C family serine protease — translated: MTNFSELSNLVADAVEAVSTSIVSVRAERPISGTVIGDGLVLTVAHVLHGEEVSVVTHDGRELSAAVAGRDPASDLALLRVEGLNLPALGASGGVRVGELLLAVGRPPHGVQATLGLLEWQPTGEGRARGWLPSGAAPFRGVSGGALVDARGGLVGVLNAGVARGELLSVPADRALKVAGLLGSTGRVPRGYLGIATQPVMFPQTDGPEPQIGADNGPPNRGPGRGRGEWGQGREGWGGGRGRGGWERGNWERGPWGGRGRWGQGGRVGLTVVSVEDGSPAAQAGLLVGDVLLSLDGQPVRRPPELLGRVRERAGQSVSARILRGGQEHDVTLVIGER
- a CDS encoding ACT domain-containing protein — its product is MPLTLSVLSGTYAVCQLPADAAPPAWAYAGEFWSVTRVPGELSVVCAAEGVPAGVRAERGWAALRLHGPFEFTLTGILAGVLNPLRDAGVGIFALSTFDTDYVLVAQPRLTEAVTALRAAGHTVTD
- a CDS encoding GNAT family N-acetyltransferase, which codes for MAIADVRLRPLRPGDEESAVRWGADEEFCLAIDWPVGLPAEHIRQHWRGLLTLTPPELLRHGITVDGVLVGYTDLAGFTGDSAEFGIAIGERALWGQGLGLQAGRLTLAHAFADLGLQTVTAEVHAPNLRSRALMRRLGFTEIGQGSPQEYRGALVPVIQFVLRRNLFSR
- a CDS encoding NAD(P)H-dependent flavin oxidoreductase; this translates as MPSIMQRLNLRPIVLAPMAGGPGTPELAAAVSHAGGLGSLGAAYLTPAQILEAGAAVRRLTRGPFAVNLFAPQPSVQPTELEVEQATAELAPFHSDLGLPPPALTTQADIDFGAQLDAVLELRPAVLSFTFGRLTARQMEALRERGILVIGTATGLEEARQLEADGVDATVVQGGAAGGHRGGWLEDELADTLALTRAAAGSVRTPLIAAGGLMTAGDVRAVLEAGASLAQCGTAFLRATEAGTSAPYRAALAAAKAGDTVLTRAFSGRTARGLRNAVTEGIGQPLPYPFQNALTRPMRAAGAAAGRADVLSLWAGEGVAQGQEGSAAQILDGLWP
- a CDS encoding histone deacetylase, yielding MVAASHPFRALTAYRRAAYAGQPAPRRQFMAREFMLDLLERVGERLPLEDAPDLPWALAERVHDPAYLARWRGGEVTRAEERALGFPWTPAVVERGLGSSGATLAATRDALRVGLGLNFGGGTHHAYADHAEGFSFLNDVVISARWLLDSGHARRILILDLDVHQGNGTASMLAQEARTLTVSLHGANNYPFTKETAGLNVALPDGTGDAAYLAALDDQVAPAVAAFRPDFVFYLAGADVLAGDQLGKLALSVDGVRQRDERVFAWAARARLPLVTVMAGGYNRDPQRLIAARLGTVEAALGAFSRAKGRDAVGFLHQS
- a CDS encoding M55 family metallopeptidase; amino-acid sequence: MKVVISVDMEGVCGVASWVQVSPPEFGGLVNGTEYQAARERMTLEAAAAAEGALMGGATDVLVNDSHDTMRNLIPELLPQGVRFTSGNDKPLSMVQGVQEDGVGALLFVGYHARAGSPRGPLAHTWNGFIRNVRVGGIDTGEYGLNALVAGHYDVPVVFACGDDVAMAEITAELGEGVVTVAVKEGLSTYAAIHLHPAEAQRRIREGAEQAVRAAQNAQPYTTRWPAPCQLSFDHQARADACARVPGVTRVDAVTVGWSSENAYHLFQTFRMLATVAGVRLNG
- the map gene encoding type I methionyl aminopeptidase, whose translation is MSRVSLKSAREIEAMRRAGALVAETFRVLDPFVKPGVTLAELDRIAEEHIRKAGATPAYLGYGPRNNPFPATICASVNEVICHGIPDGRELKEGDIIGVDIGVLMDGVYGDACYTYTVGRVTPEIQALVDTTREALTAGLGVVRPNARTGDIGHAIQTLAEGRGYGVVREYTGHGIGKRLHEEPTIYHHGARYTGLKLQPGMVFTIEPMINLGRPETRLLDDRWTVITADKLPSAQFEHTLVVTPRGHEILTL
- a CDS encoding pentapeptide repeat-containing protein — protein: MTPAPQTKPPSPPKFPRGGLRTLTPAELEDESVFRGGVMEGGSLDAGTLQTVSFEGCVFREVNLSGVAWNLIRLKDVRFEGCDLSGARWTEAALERVQFTDCRLTGLQLPGAVLRHVRLTRALAPLSLWPEVDSKHLWLEDCDLTEAVFMDAKLPGAVFRACVLGKTEFHGAGLEGADLRGSDLQGVRVGLRELAGVSVEPVQLLELAHLLGVRVQELPENA
- a CDS encoding stage V sporulation protein S, translated to METLRVSATSRPNAIAGAIAALLRSQGGVEIQAIGPAAVNQTVKALAIARGYLVNDGLDLCAQPEFVKLDVQHEERTALKFMVRAQPKAAG
- a CDS encoding zinc metallopeptidase, translated to MFLGPYTPLILIVFVASLLIQGYLSSTYKKWGKVRNARGLTGAEVARMMLDENGLQGVPVQAVRGNLTDHYDPGKKTVNLSESVFGVASVGAMAVAAHEVGHALQDKVRMPALVLRGKMAVPLSLGMNLAPWLLLAGIFLQLSGLLWLGVILFGAALIFHVVTLPVEFDASRRALAYLDSRGLNGTVQGQNGAKNVLTAAALTYVAGFAMALVQFLNILGIARNSD
- a CDS encoding metal-sulfur cluster assembly factor, whose protein sequence is MDTEQNVQASAAPAGALPTEEQVREALKIVKDPEIPVNVVDLGLIYGVDVQEGGLVDITMTLTSVGCPVQDLIRADAEMAVGRLDGVNDVNVEFVWTPPWGPDKMTEDGKRQMRMFGFNV
- a CDS encoding rhodanese-like domain-containing protein; this encodes MEDITPQEGQDRVKQGAMLVDVREQNEYDELRAEGATLLPLSELESRFSELPKDRELVMICRSGARSARAGEYLTQHGYDRVVNLGGGTLAWAEAGLPTEGTAVKGEAN
- a CDS encoding rhodanese-like domain-containing protein — encoded protein: MPLPEGVTVIDLRPAELRFAQPLEPLLSGRPVLALSLDQIEDGAHGLTPASGPLLVICERGVRSGLAARYLRADGLEAEAYPGGVPALLRETR